In Methylocystis echinoides, one genomic interval encodes:
- the lipA gene encoding lipoyl synthase has translation MPVIDLLNNDPRPRTGALRHPEKAARPDQPVLRKPPWIRVKAPGSKAWAETSALLKGAGLATVCQEAACPNIGECWEKKHATFMIMGEVCTRACAFCNVATGLPAPLDADEPGRVAEATKALGLSHVVVTSVDRDDLADGGADHFARTILAIRASCPGTTIEVLAPDFLRKDGALERVVAAGPDVFNHNLETVPSLYVTVRPGARYFHSLRLLQRAKELNPQLFTKSGLMLGLGETRNEVMQVMDDMRSAEIDFITLGQYLQPTRKHHPVARFVTPEEFEAYKALAFAKGFAYVAASPLTRSSHHAGEDFERLRLARAASRAADGAGR, from the coding sequence GTGCCCGTCATCGATCTTTTGAATAACGATCCGCGTCCCAGAACCGGCGCGCTGCGTCACCCCGAAAAAGCGGCGCGGCCGGACCAGCCCGTGTTGCGCAAGCCGCCATGGATCAGGGTAAAGGCGCCGGGCTCGAAAGCCTGGGCCGAAACCAGCGCGCTGCTGAAGGGCGCCGGCCTCGCGACGGTCTGCCAGGAAGCCGCCTGTCCCAACATTGGCGAATGCTGGGAGAAGAAACACGCCACCTTCATGATCATGGGGGAGGTATGCACCCGCGCCTGCGCCTTCTGCAACGTCGCGACCGGACTGCCGGCGCCGCTCGACGCGGACGAACCGGGCAGGGTGGCGGAGGCGACAAAAGCCCTCGGGCTCTCCCATGTCGTCGTCACGTCGGTCGACCGCGATGACCTGGCGGACGGCGGCGCCGACCACTTTGCCAGAACCATCCTGGCGATCCGGGCGTCGTGTCCCGGCACGACGATCGAGGTGCTCGCGCCCGATTTCCTGCGCAAGGACGGCGCGCTGGAGCGCGTGGTCGCGGCGGGGCCCGATGTCTTCAACCACAATCTCGAAACCGTGCCGTCTCTTTATGTAACTGTTCGCCCTGGCGCGCGCTACTTCCACTCCCTGCGTCTGCTGCAGCGCGCCAAGGAGTTGAACCCGCAGCTTTTCACCAAATCCGGGCTGATGCTCGGCCTCGGCGAGACCCGCAACGAGGTCATGCAGGTCATGGACGACATGCGCTCGGCCGAGATCGACTTCATCACGCTGGGCCAATATCTCCAGCCGACCCGCAAGCACCACCCGGTCGCCCGTTTCGTCACGCCGGAGGAGTTCGAAGCCTATAAGGCGCTCGCCTTCGCCAAGGGCTTCGCCTATGTCGCCGCCTCGCCGCTGACGCGCTCGTCGCATCACGCGGGCGAGGATTTCGAGCGGCTGCGGTTGGCGCGCGCCGCGTCGCGGGCGGCGGACGGCGCGGGCCGCTGA
- the dnaE gene encoding DNA polymerase III subunit alpha codes for MSAGTAGFVHLHLHTAFSLREGALTIGKLIDLAARDEQAALAVTDTNNLFAALEFSEKAAKAGIQPIAGVQLRVDFGDAKTSGPAGRDEGKGNIVLLAKSETGYLNLMRVASRAYLDTAAGDEPHVTLAALAEDAAELIALTGGPDGPLDRMFAAGQAEIAKARLETLLGLYGDRLYVELQRHKLPIEQEVEPQLLDLAYRRGAPLVATNEPYFAARGDFEAHDALLCIAEGTVTSVADRRRVTPEHYFKTRGEMRALFADLEEATANTIEIARRASFRPKTRKPIMPRFLSDAPDDRSLTEVEAAELRRQATEGLMARLAAHGPAEGFTRDDYSARLDFELSTIEKMGFPGYFLIVSDFIKYAKAQGIPVGPGRGSGAGSLVAYALTITDLDPLRFGLFFERFLNPERVSMPDFDIDFCQTRRGEVIDYVRDRYGADRVAQIITFGSFLARGVLRSVGRVLEMPLGQVDKLAKLVPQNPAKPVTLAEALAGEQKLREAAEQDERVARLFKIAGALEGLYSNASTHAAGVVIGDRPLHEVTPLYRDPKSDMPATQFNMKWVEPAGLIKFDFLGLKTLTVLAMAGQLARRRDPDFDLAKVPLDDKETYAMLGRGETVGVFQLESAGMRKALVEMHADRFEDIIALVALYRPGPMANIPTYCAVKLGDEEADYYHPKIEPILKETFGVIIYQEQVMQIAQVLSGYTLGEADMLRRAMGKKIKAEMDAQRERFVKGAVEREVKADRANFIFDLLAKFADYGFNKSHAAAYALIAYQTAWFKAHYPAEFLAASMTFDKSQTDKLAEFRDEARRLGIAVEPPSIKRSGVDFDVAPGAEGQLTIRYALSAIKGVGEGQAESIVRARGDRPFTSLSDFARRINPREVNKKVLENLAACGAFDELEPNRARAFAAIEAVLATANRHAEDRKAGQNALFGEAEADDLVLPKVPHWSAGERLRREYEAAGFFLSGHPLDSYASLLPKLRVSRWAEFVVDVKKGATAGRLAAVVLDRAERRTKSGSKMGIVQLSDTSGQYEAILFQEGLNQYRDALEKGAAVLITLSAAVEGDDVRARIVTVEPLAAAASRAHRGLRVIVGDQEPISGIKSKIVGKGEGEVSVLIRREIAPEEIEIRLPGGYPVTAEIAAALREIPGVLEVEYL; via the coding sequence ATGAGCGCGGGAACCGCTGGCTTCGTCCATCTCCATCTTCACACCGCTTTTTCGCTCCGCGAGGGGGCGCTGACGATCGGCAAGCTGATCGATCTCGCCGCGCGGGACGAACAGGCGGCGCTCGCCGTCACCGACACCAATAATCTCTTCGCGGCCTTGGAATTTTCCGAAAAGGCGGCCAAGGCCGGCATTCAGCCCATCGCCGGCGTGCAGCTGCGCGTGGATTTCGGCGACGCGAAGACGTCCGGCCCGGCGGGGCGCGACGAGGGCAAGGGCAATATCGTCCTGCTCGCCAAGTCCGAGACCGGCTATCTCAATCTCATGCGCGTCGCCTCGCGCGCCTATCTCGACACTGCGGCGGGCGACGAACCCCATGTGACGCTCGCGGCGCTGGCCGAAGACGCGGCCGAGCTGATTGCGCTCACCGGCGGGCCCGACGGGCCGCTCGACCGCATGTTTGCGGCAGGGCAGGCGGAGATCGCCAAGGCGCGGCTGGAGACGCTGCTCGGCTTGTATGGCGATCGACTCTATGTCGAACTCCAGCGCCACAAGCTTCCGATCGAGCAGGAGGTCGAGCCGCAACTTCTCGACCTGGCCTATCGCCGGGGCGCGCCGCTGGTCGCGACCAACGAGCCTTATTTTGCCGCGCGCGGCGATTTCGAGGCCCATGACGCGCTGCTCTGCATCGCAGAGGGCACGGTGACGAGCGTCGCCGACCGGCGCCGGGTGACGCCCGAGCATTATTTCAAGACGCGCGGCGAGATGCGCGCGTTGTTCGCGGATCTTGAGGAAGCCACGGCCAACACGATCGAAATCGCGCGCCGCGCCAGCTTCCGCCCGAAGACCCGCAAGCCGATCATGCCGCGCTTCTTGAGCGACGCGCCGGACGATCGCTCCTTGACCGAGGTGGAGGCCGCGGAGCTTCGCCGCCAGGCGACCGAGGGGCTCATGGCGCGGCTCGCGGCCCACGGCCCGGCCGAGGGTTTCACCCGCGACGACTATTCGGCCCGCCTCGACTTCGAGCTCTCGACGATCGAGAAGATGGGGTTTCCGGGCTATTTTCTGATCGTCTCCGATTTCATCAAATACGCCAAGGCGCAGGGGATTCCGGTGGGGCCGGGGCGCGGCTCGGGCGCGGGCTCGCTCGTCGCCTATGCGCTGACCATCACCGATCTCGACCCGCTGCGCTTCGGGCTTTTCTTCGAGCGCTTCCTCAATCCCGAGCGCGTGTCGATGCCGGACTTCGACATCGACTTCTGCCAGACGCGGCGCGGGGAGGTGATCGACTATGTCCGCGACCGCTACGGGGCCGACCGGGTGGCGCAGATCATCACCTTTGGCTCCTTCCTCGCCCGCGGCGTCCTGCGCAGCGTCGGCCGCGTGCTCGAAATGCCGCTCGGCCAGGTCGACAAGCTCGCCAAGCTCGTGCCCCAGAACCCGGCGAAGCCCGTAACGCTCGCGGAAGCCCTCGCCGGCGAGCAGAAGCTGAGAGAGGCCGCCGAACAGGACGAGCGGGTGGCGCGGCTCTTCAAAATCGCCGGGGCGCTCGAAGGACTCTATTCCAACGCGTCGACCCACGCCGCCGGCGTGGTGATTGGCGATCGGCCGCTGCACGAGGTGACGCCGCTCTACCGCGACCCGAAATCCGACATGCCGGCCACCCAGTTCAACATGAAATGGGTCGAGCCTGCGGGCCTCATCAAATTCGACTTCCTGGGCCTGAAGACCCTGACGGTGCTGGCCATGGCGGGCCAGCTCGCCCGCCGCCGCGATCCGGACTTCGACCTCGCCAAGGTTCCGCTCGACGACAAGGAAACCTACGCCATGCTCGGGCGCGGCGAGACCGTGGGCGTGTTCCAGCTGGAAAGCGCCGGCATGCGCAAGGCGCTGGTCGAGATGCACGCCGATCGCTTCGAGGACATCATTGCCCTCGTCGCCCTCTACCGGCCGGGCCCGATGGCGAACATCCCGACCTATTGCGCGGTCAAGCTCGGCGACGAGGAGGCGGATTACTACCACCCGAAGATCGAGCCCATTCTGAAGGAGACCTTCGGCGTCATCATCTATCAGGAACAGGTGATGCAGATCGCCCAGGTGCTCTCCGGCTACACGCTGGGCGAAGCCGACATGCTCCGCCGCGCCATGGGCAAGAAGATCAAGGCCGAGATGGACGCCCAGCGCGAACGCTTCGTCAAAGGCGCGGTCGAGCGGGAGGTGAAGGCCGATCGCGCCAATTTCATCTTCGACCTGCTCGCCAAATTCGCGGACTACGGGTTCAACAAGTCGCACGCCGCAGCCTATGCGCTGATCGCCTATCAGACCGCCTGGTTCAAGGCCCATTATCCGGCGGAGTTCCTCGCCGCCTCCATGACCTTCGACAAGAGCCAGACCGACAAGCTGGCCGAGTTCCGGGACGAGGCGCGCCGGCTCGGCATCGCCGTCGAGCCACCGTCGATCAAGCGCTCGGGCGTCGATTTCGACGTCGCTCCCGGCGCCGAGGGCCAGCTCACGATCCGCTATGCGCTCTCCGCCATCAAGGGCGTCGGCGAGGGGCAGGCGGAATCGATCGTCCGCGCGCGCGGCGACCGCCCCTTCACGAGCCTCTCGGACTTCGCGCGCCGGATCAATCCACGCGAAGTGAACAAAAAGGTGCTCGAAAATCTCGCCGCCTGCGGGGCCTTCGACGAGCTGGAGCCCAATCGCGCCCGCGCCTTCGCCGCCATCGAGGCCGTCCTCGCGACCGCCAACCGCCATGCCGAGGACCGCAAGGCCGGGCAGAACGCCCTCTTTGGCGAGGCCGAGGCGGACGACCTCGTGCTGCCCAAGGTCCCGCATTGGTCGGCAGGGGAGAGGCTGCGGCGCGAGTATGAAGCGGCGGGGTTCTTCCTCTCCGGCCACCCGCTCGATTCCTATGCGAGCCTCCTACCCAAATTGAGAGTGTCGCGATGGGCGGAATTCGTCGTTGACGTGAAGAAAGGCGCCACCGCCGGGCGGCTCGCGGCGGTGGTTCTGGACCGCGCCGAGCGGCGTACCAAGTCCGGCTCCAAGATGGGCATCGTCCAGCTCTCGGACACGTCTGGCCAGTACGAGGCCATTCTCTTCCAGGAGGGGCTCAACCAGTATCGCGATGCGCTGGAGAAGGGCGCAGCGGTTCTGATCACGCTTTCCGCCGCGGTCGAGGGCGACGACGTGCGCGCCCGCATTGTCACAGTCGAGCCGCTGGCTGCCGCCGCGTCCCGCGCGCATCGCGGTTTGCGGGTCATCGTCGGGGATCAGGAGCCGATCAGCGGGATCAAGAGCAAGATTGTTGGAAAGGGGGAGGGCGAAGTCTCCGTCCTGATCAGGCGGGAGATTGCGCCCGAAGAGATCGAAATTCGTCTGCCTGGCGGCTATCCGGTCACTGCCGAGATCGCCGCCGCCCTCCGGGAAATCCCGGGCGTGCTGGAGGTCGAATATCTTTGA
- a CDS encoding phasin family protein, translating into MVANFDSVQQIGKEQFEAVSAAAAAVTKGWQSIAAETTDYSKKSFEKSRLLAEKLIAVKKMDEAFALQTDFAKTAYEDFVAEASKIGELYASIAKDVFKPFESVTKTFTPAE; encoded by the coding sequence ATGGTCGCCAATTTCGATAGCGTGCAGCAGATCGGAAAAGAGCAGTTCGAGGCTGTTTCCGCAGCCGCTGCGGCGGTCACGAAGGGCTGGCAGAGCATTGCGGCCGAGACGACCGACTATTCCAAGAAATCGTTCGAGAAGAGCCGTCTGCTTGCTGAAAAGCTTATTGCGGTGAAGAAGATGGATGAGGCCTTCGCGCTTCAGACCGACTTCGCCAAGACCGCCTACGAGGATTTCGTCGCCGAGGCGAGCAAGATCGGCGAGCTTTACGCCTCCATCGCCAAGGATGTCTTCAAGCCGTTCGAGTCGGTGACGAAGACCTTCACGCCGGCCGAGTAA
- a CDS encoding serine hydrolase: MSKSSLLDRLAQPRSLAAIFAAIMAFIAVTAIPAEARRHGHRSYHAFHHHFSHHRVYARHERSHRFSASTSGGGGEIIGEHRGFAAIVVDGNSGETLYARNEHELRHPASVTKVMTLYLLFEQLEKGRLRLDTPLMISAHAAAQAPSKLGLQPGETISVENAIKAVVTKSANDIACAIAENIGGDERSFAQMMTRKAHALGMRNTHYANASGLPDPAQITTAYDLSVLGRAIQDRFPRYYRYFSIHSFAYNGALHGNHNHLLGRVEGMDGIKTGYTRASGFNLLTSVRRGNHHIVAVVMGGATAAGRDHIMANLIEQHIGGGSSVRTAAAITEDNAAADEVAEAPAAIERPAERRVAVAEPVAEPAVARQPERLAYAEEPATDPDEVGTVAPRALRHADSAPVPAVAVPLREKVVEKPAAEKPAQIRPAFVSGVQKRVVEEPVAKKGHGKDAAKQQLAATDGSTSSRAAKGKEITVATTTPSAIRSTTSVAKADAARPTRPGWMIQIGAAEDPDKANQLLSRARSQLQGFPPTARAFTEKVQKGNETLWRARFAGLEEQSAQSACKALKKSGFACFTTKN, from the coding sequence ATGTCGAAATCGAGTTTGCTGGACCGCCTGGCTCAGCCCCGCTCTCTCGCCGCGATCTTCGCGGCCATCATGGCTTTCATCGCCGTCACGGCGATCCCCGCCGAAGCGCGCCGTCACGGCCATCGGTCCTATCACGCTTTCCACCATCACTTCTCCCACCATCGCGTCTATGCCCGCCACGAGCGCAGCCACCGCTTCTCCGCGTCAACCTCGGGCGGCGGCGGCGAGATCATCGGCGAGCATCGCGGTTTTGCGGCCATTGTCGTCGACGGCAACAGTGGCGAGACCCTCTACGCCCGCAATGAACACGAGTTGCGTCACCCGGCGTCAGTGACCAAAGTGATGACGCTTTACCTGCTGTTCGAGCAGCTGGAGAAAGGCCGTCTGCGGCTCGATACGCCGCTGATGATTTCCGCCCATGCGGCCGCCCAGGCCCCCTCCAAGCTCGGCCTGCAGCCGGGCGAGACGATCAGCGTCGAGAACGCCATCAAGGCGGTCGTCACCAAGTCCGCAAACGACATCGCCTGCGCCATCGCCGAGAATATTGGCGGCGACGAGCGCAGCTTCGCGCAGATGATGACCCGCAAGGCGCATGCGCTCGGCATGCGCAACACGCATTACGCCAACGCGTCGGGCCTGCCCGACCCGGCCCAGATCACCACGGCCTATGACCTCTCCGTTCTGGGCCGGGCGATTCAGGACCGCTTCCCCCGCTACTATCGCTATTTCTCCATCCACAGCTTCGCCTACAATGGCGCGCTGCACGGCAACCACAACCATCTGCTCGGCCGCGTCGAGGGCATGGACGGGATCAAGACCGGCTACACCCGCGCGTCTGGCTTCAATCTGCTGACCTCGGTCCGGCGCGGCAATCATCATATCGTCGCGGTCGTCATGGGCGGCGCCACGGCCGCCGGCCGCGACCACATCATGGCGAATCTGATCGAGCAGCACATCGGCGGCGGCTCGTCCGTGCGCACGGCGGCGGCGATCACCGAGGACAACGCCGCCGCGGATGAGGTCGCCGAGGCGCCGGCGGCAATTGAGCGTCCGGCCGAGCGTCGCGTCGCCGTCGCGGAACCTGTCGCCGAGCCGGCGGTCGCGCGCCAGCCCGAGCGGCTCGCTTACGCCGAGGAGCCGGCGACCGATCCGGATGAGGTCGGAACCGTCGCTCCCCGCGCATTGCGTCACGCCGATTCCGCTCCCGTGCCGGCTGTCGCCGTTCCGCTGCGGGAGAAAGTCGTCGAAAAGCCGGCCGCCGAAAAGCCCGCGCAAATTCGCCCGGCGTTCGTCTCCGGCGTTCAGAAGCGGGTCGTCGAAGAGCCCGTCGCGAAAAAGGGACACGGCAAGGACGCCGCCAAGCAGCAACTCGCCGCCACTGACGGCTCGACGTCGAGCCGCGCCGCCAAAGGCAAGGAAATCACCGTCGCGACGACCACGCCGTCCGCGATCCGCTCGACCACCAGCGTCGCCAAGGCCGACGCGGCGCGGCCGACCCGGCCCGGTTGGATGATCCAGATCGGCGCCGCCGAGGACCCGGACAAGGCCAACCAGCTGCTCTCGCGCGCCCGCAGCCAGCTTCAAGGATTTCCGCCCACGGCGCGGGCCTTCACGGAGAAGGTGCAGAAGGGCAATGAGACGCTCTGGCGCGCCCGCTTCGCCGGCCTCGAGGAACAAAGCGCGCAGTCGGCCTGCAAGGCTCTGAAAAAATCCGGCTTCGCCTGCTTCACGACGAAGAACTAA